The window TATAGACCAGCAAGCCATTGGGAAAGCCGATTGAACAGATTATCACACTTGATATTCCGCAGACTAGTGAAATCCATATCATCAATCGCGCGGACATTTTCTCATCTGACATGTCCTTACAAGTAGTCACAAGAGCACTAGGAGAAGCCCTGTTCCGATCTGCGGGAGGCTTATGCTTCTTTAAGGGGTTCACCTCCTCAAAGTCACCATCTAACTTGCGCTTCCTTGGCATTGTGACCTGACACACAAGAATAACAAAGAGAAAAAAGTGAGCATAAAGGATGCATAGTTGCTGAATTAATAGTCACACACATATTCTTATGATACATTGGTAGCTTGTGAACATACAACAAGATAACTCATCCACAACAGAGAAGGACGAAAACAAAATAAGGACATGTGTGCTTCTACTAGATATTGAATACCTGATTTTTTTTGCTTATGATACACTGATAAAATGTATGTATCGGGTAAGATAACTTATGCAAATTAGGGATGGCAACAACTTACACACAAACACATATATTGGACATCATAACACTAAGTATTAAAAAATCAGTGACATGATAAATTTTACGGTGGACTCCTGATAAATTATTCACACCACTGATGGTAATATTCACAATTAAAGCTCAGGTAAGTTAAATGATGGCACATCCATCAGTTAGAAACACAAAATACATCATGAAACGAGACACCACTGATAGTGCTACAAGAAACAATCCATCATGACAGCCTACACACAAAACGAGATGAACTGCATATAAAAACACAAACAATATGGGATTCTCACTAGCAACCTAATTATACAGGTGGTAATTCAATGCGTTCACTGCAACCATAAGAGCATGAACAGAGCATGATAAAACGGAGCCCAACACAGATACAGAGTGAGGAGACTGGTTGTAAAATCCCCGCACCAAACCCTACCGGCGACCAAAATAACGACAGAAATCATCATAGAATAACGGCGGCGAATCATGAACGGAGACATAATGGTTTTGCATCTAGAGAAAACCCTAGAAATCAGAATCGAACCGTGTAGCAGAGGGGATCAATTCAAAAATGATGGCAACTACCCACAAAATCGAAAACGGCAAATTAAGCAGTAAAACGATATGCATGCCAAACAGGGGCTAACAAATAGCAACTGCACCACGAATTGAACGTATTGGACGCATTCCTCGTCTGTTCTAACATGTGACCAACCCGACGAACATCCCGCCACTAACGGCATCGAGAAACAGAGCACGAACTACTGGGGGCGGATGTGAGGGGGATTGAGTCGAGACTCACCGGTGGAACAGAACACTAGCGCCGAGAATCGGTCGAAGAAGGCGTCGCTGCTCGCCGTCGACGGAGAGAGAGCGGGGGCGGAGCGACAGAGAACCAGAGAGCGGAGCGGGCGCGCGGTTACCAAACGAAATGGGGCGAGTGGTGGGGGAGGGGGGAGTTAAGTCGCGCATCACGGGGGAGACGGTTCGAGCGAAGCGGGCGTGGAGCGATGGCCCACACACCAGCGACAGAGAAAACAAAATGGCTCGCTGGAACGTGTCGCGTGCGTCGGGTTTAAATGGACGGCATCCAGGTGGTGTGGCGCTTTTGCAAAAACGATGAGGGTTGCCAAATACATTTTTCGATTTCCATATTTTTTGGATTTGAATATTCCTTGTTTGATTTCTTCCGGTTATATCAGATGGACCAAGGAAGGGAAATTCACACTGAACTACGCAAACACTAATCCTCCAGAAGTTTGCCACTAGATAGTTATTCCCTAGAGTAGCAAAAGTAGCTTCAGGACACGAAACGGCAAAAAGAACAGAGAAGTAAAAACATAAACGAGCTGCTCATTTGGCAACTTTGCATCTCAGTTATCTGATAAcatcctcctcctcacctcatttatCTCTATCAGTGCTCAGTAGCAATTAAGCCCAATAATACTGCTAAGAAGAAGATTCTGCAATCTCAGGACCCCAGCTCTGCTTGAACACCTGAACTATACACATGGAGACGATCTCACTATGTTATGTCCTAAACTCTCTTCCTTAGCTCAGCAATAATAGCTGGGAATTTCAAAAGCAACAACCCATAACCATCAGTGAACATGACCTTCCTGAAATTTTCCTCCACCACAAAGAAGTCAATGCACTTATTCTTCAACTGCTGACAGTTGTAGGTTTCAGCCCAAGCCAAGATAGTTGCAACTGTCTCAACAGACACTTTCTCCCACAGCTTCTGAGCACAAATAATCTTCAGTCGGTCCAGTGCATACCGATCGGCCGCAGCGAGTAGATCTTGAAACATCTGGGCAGAAGAGTCCTGAAGCTCGTCTTCCTCGGGCAATTCATCCGTGTAAATAAACTGAAGCATAACTTTGAATGTTGCGGGTTTGATGCTGTGCAGCGTGATGGATGGCATTGTAGCCTCAGACATGGAACCGAAGAGCTTTGCTCTAAACACCGGCGAGCGGGCAGCAAGCACCGCTCGGTGTGCACGGAATGTCTCATCGTCGACGACGAATGACACGTCCGTCCCGTCAGCATGGTCTAGCAGACGGCCAAGATGGGTCCCGATGTCTGAAGATGGGACGAGAATAGGACTGAGAATAGTACTGTCATCGACGACCATGATCGCGCACACAAACGTGACGTGTCTCCCTGCCAAGTAATCTTTCTCCACAACAGTCCCCTTCACGAACTGATGCCATCCAAAGGTGTCGCCGTCTTCCGTGATCTCAAAGGTTTCAAATGCCCTACGTAGACAGGCATGGTTTGCCGTCCCTGCCCATCATCAAGACCTCGAAGAATGCCCCAACACTTTTGGATTTGCTCATGTGCTCGAGGAAGATAGAAACACACTCCCTGTCGGCCTCGTTCACCCCACGCGGGAAGCACTCAATCCTCCACAGGTGCCCACCGGCGGATACGGCATCGGAGAAGACGGACTTGCCGGTGGGAAGCTGCTTAACTTGCTCGTAGTCTACTTTGAACTGGAAGGCAGAAGAGCCCACAATGGTGGTCTGCGACTCCGGCTCTGCCGTCTTAGCCCGCTTGCTCACTGAAGAATGTTCAAACAAACGTAAAAAATAAAGTACTCCACAGAATTGACTTGCTTGAACAGAAGGATTCAAGCAAACCGTAACGGAGTCGAGTACAAGCTAGAGAATCCTTCTGTTCAACGAACGGACCAAGGGCACTCACTGGCTGGCTTGCTAGCTGCAGGAGGCGGCGGTGATTGGCCTGCTGGCGGTGGCAACCGGTGCTGAGGCGCCAGAGGCCGCACCTCGGACCTCCGCCGTACGTCGTgtgtcgtcgtcgccgccgccgctactCGTCGCCTGCGCTcgtggccgccgcccctcgcaGCAAAACCCTTAAGCACAGAACCGTTCTTTGAGGGCTTCGCCAACACCGCAGGGGTGTATATAGGCCGCGCTGTGAATTTATCGACTGCCCATCCCGGTAAAAATACAGTGGCTAAATTTTTATTCGACGCACATGGCGAACAGTAATGGGCTTGCCCAACTATCTCGGGTTTTTTTTCCGTACCGCAGTACGCGTTTTCTCTTCCAGTTTTCCATATCGTTTTTTCTTCAGTTTTCAGCCGTTTAATTTTACTAGCAAAAGAGTCTGTGCGTTGCAACTGGAGATGAAATAACACACGCTCTTAACCCAATGATCTTGACTCAAGACCTAATAGGTCCACGTCCTTTATTTTCACATGGCATCATATTTGTGTTGCCGGCGGTGGCCTCAGTGCCTACACAATGAAAATGCGTTTGAATGGGGTTAGTCCTAACGCGTCTCTTTCTCGCGCGCGCACGCACACTCGCTCGGAATAAGATGGGAAAATATGTTGTTCAGAGGTGTGCATGTGTGATTATTGATGTTTTCTTTCTTCTGAATCTGGTTTTAATGAGTGTTTATTTGTAATTCGGATTGCCGCCGATACGAAAAAATGGACCGTGCACCATAGATTAAGTGTGCACCAAAACAATATTTTGGAAATATTTAATGGCTGAAAATAACATCATACTTAGATTCTacacatttttctaatcaaattttatatataacatgttaaaatcAGAATTATGATTTAAAAGATATGAATAATTTTGTTTTAGATAAACTGTAGATTGATTAACTGAAAAGTCAGAGAAGTTTCTgttaaaacaaaaaaaatagttcGACTGACTTAAATATGGATGACGGGTTGATTACCTAAAACGTCAGGGGATTTTCTAAGAAAATGTAAAAAACGATTCGGTTGTGACTTAAACATGTACTGTGGGTTAATTTACAAAAAATAAAGGGGGTTCAAAAGTGCACGACAGACGACCAGAAGCactccgtgctttattattaggtaaaaGATTTTTTATTATCTTCTATTTTCTCTGTATGTTACGTTTGTTCTAGTTTTAAAgggtttttattttgttttatctttttatttttctatttttctgattTTCTAAAAAATAATGAATGTTTTGCTAAATCATGATAATTTTTTGAAAATCATAAGCATTCTTTAATCCGTTGAtatttattaaaatatataaaaACACTTCAAACATAACAAGCAACAACTAATTCCGGATGAAGGGAAGACGTCTTTAACTCGTGAACAATTTCATAAATTCCTAAACATATTTTATATTTTGTGCACTTTTATTATTTTAAAAGGATGAATAAAAATATACGCTGCAAGGCGGTCCGGACGCACTTTCTCCCGCAAACCGAAGATAAACATGGTGGCTTGATATAAAGGAAGTTTCCCCTCCCCCTCCGGCAATGCTCTAACGAGCGCCAGTGGGTGGGGGACCCTAGCGCCGCCTCGAAAGCCCCCTTCCTCTCACCCCTCCCTTCCCTGCCGCCTCGACGTGTTGTCGGGCAAAGCCCGGCCAGTGCTGGCTGCGGTGGGGTGCTCCCCTCTCCACTCGACACCGGAGGACGCCGACTTTCTGGGTCGGGCGGCGGCACGGCATTGGCTCAGGACACGGCGGCAGCACCTCGCGGCGGAGGCACGGGTTGTGAGCGGCGGCGTGGAGGGGCTGCAGCGCTGGGGGTGCGTGGTGCGCTCTGACGATAGTGGACCTGGTGATGAGtgatatttttacactcattcaCCCTTTGTTTAAACCAAGATATTTTCATTAAAACTGAGATATTTGTTTTGATATTGCTACTAAGGCTGTGTTTGGTTGAGCTTTTGCAGCCAACTTCTGGCTTTTGGAAGCTATAAGCtaacaaagggggagaaaagagAAGCAGAAGTAGCAAAAGCTAGTGCTTCCCCGTAGTGTATTTTCGCAGCAGCGAGACCCCCAACTTTAGTCGTGCACTTTTAGCTGTCCCCTGGAAGTTTAGTAGTATTTACCCACGTTTGCCACTCGCAAGTGAAAAACGATTGGGCCTATTCCTCCCGAGCGAGACATCCAGCAGCACACACCACCCCTCGTTCTCCCCATCCACCCGAGCGACAGCTAGGGTTCCTAGCCGCCGCCAGCACCGCCGCCGGCCCTCCACCGCCGCGCGCCcagccgccggcgccgcctccccGCTGTGACCTCCTCCCTCGTCCACTGCCCGCCGGACCTCCTCCCTTCGCCTCCCCGCGGCCCCTCCCCGTCGCGACATCATCCCTCCTTCATCGCCGGCCCTCCACCGCTGCGCGCCCAGCCGCCGGCGACGCCTCCCGCAACTCCAGCGCGACCTACTCCCTCCATTCTGCAAGGTACTGCGCCCCTTTCCTTCCAATCCCCAACCCCTCCCAACTCCTGTACAAGTAGAAATAGGATGATTTTTTTGCTCGTTCATATTGTTGTGTATTTATGATGTAAAGTGGATGAATTTTTGATGGGATGATGCATATTGCTTGTCATATTGTTGTATATTGATGTGAAATCGATGAAATTTTGATAGTATCGCTGCACATTGTCGTGTGTTCATGTACAGTGATGAATACTTGCTGCATTTTGCTCTACATTCCATGATTGCTTGCTGCAGATTGCTATGCAATTGCTTGCTGGACCATATATATTGATTTAGTGCTATGTCACTTTTTTCTTGACTGAAGTATGACTGAAAAGGCTGTGTGGGATGATGCCCATTTGAAGAAACTCATTGATATATTGAGAGAAGAGGTTTCAAATGGAAATAGACCATTAGGTCATCTAAGCAAGAAGGGCTGGAAAAATGTTTTGGAGAAATGGGAAGCAAGAACGGGAAAGAAGTATCCCAAGGATAAATTCAAGAACAAATGGGATGCAATAAAAAATGAGTATGTTTGGTTCATGGAGCTGAAAAATGAAGCTACTGGACTTGGATGGAATGATGCAAAGGGGACCGTTGATTGCTCAAAAGAATGGTGGGACGAACATCTTGTGGTAAGAGTTTGCATTTTTTTTAATTGACATTCTTTATATGATTGCAGTACCTAacctgcactcttattattatttcAGAGATGCCAGGAGAGGACAAAAAAGAAATGCAACCATTTGAAGTTCAAAAAGCACGGACCAAAGCACCTTGAAGATTTACATGTCATATTTCAGAATGTACATGTCACTAGGGCTAGTGCTTCTTGTGCTGGAGATATTTCCTCCGATGAATCAAGTGATGACAATGCAGTTCTTTTGGAGAAACCATAAGATAATGCTGAAATCAAATTGTCCTCTTTGAAGAAACCAAGTGCAAGCAAGAAGCGCAAGCAACCCTCTAATGTAAATGAGGATAAGGATGAAAAGAGTCCCTTCTTACGGTTTTACAAGTAGACACGTCAGAAGATAGAAAGTGGAGTCGACAAGATAACCTCAAGTGTGGAGGCATCATCGGCGCCAACCAACCATGTCCCTACCATTTCAGAGGTCATGAAGATGGTGAAAGAATGTGGTGTCAAAGAAGAAACTACTCTCATGCACACAACACTCACTCTTATGGTGAAGCCTGACTTTAGGGAAATCTTCAATGCTCTTGAAACAAAAGAAGGGAGGCTTGATTATCTGAAGAGGGAGCATGAGAGGGAGATGTTGAAGCACGTGTAGGCTTATGTTCTAGAACTATATTTGGTTATGTCGTGGTCTTGTGGATCAAATGTGATTTGTTGTAGACCATATTTGCTTATGTTGTGAACCATATTTGCTTATGTTCTGGAACCATGCTTGCTTATGTTATGAACCATATTTATTTCACTTGTCGCGACATGATTGTGTTGTGAACAATATTTGTTTATGTTTCCAGCAGTATACATATTGTTAAAATTATTTCTTAAGTTGTTGACCATGATGGAACCATGATTGTATTTTAACATATTCATGTTCCTGTGTAGATGGATTCAAGGATGGAAGAAGTGGCCAAAAAGGGCCAGGAGGGATTGAAAGTTCTAGCTGAACTTGGGAAGCAGGTTGCTATCATGGGAAACCTAGGTAACCTCTATGTTGAGCGGTACTTGAACAAAATATACAGATTGCCTCAGCAAACAGGACTTCAACGGGTCATGGAGTGTTATGGTCGTCCCCAatacttttataaaatgtttcgGATGAGCACTGATGTTTTCATGGCACTTCATGATTTGCTTGTCTCTACATATGGTTTGACATCAACCACTAATGTTTCCTCAATTGAGTCACTGGCCATGTTTTTATGGATCGTTGGAGGCCCTCAATCATTCGCTCAAGTTGAGAACCGTTTTGTACGGTCACTTTGGACAGTTCATACAAAGTTGCAGGAAGTTCTGTTATGTTTGCGGAAGTTAGCGAAAGATATCATCAAACCGACAGATCCTACTTTTAGCTATGAGCATGAAAGGATTAAAGATGAACGTTTCTGGCTTCATTTCAAAGGTGCTATTGGTGCAATAGATGGATCACATGTGCCAGTTTCAGTACCAGCGGATGATTCGGTTAACCATAGATGTCGGCATGGTTTTACATCTCAGAATGTGCTTGCAATATGTGTGCTTGCAATATGTGACGTTGACATGAGGTTTACTTTTGTGGTTGCGGGTTGGCCGGGTTGTGCACATGACACCAGGATCTTGAATCATGCATTATCACATTTCTCTTCATTTCCTGTACCTCCCAAAGGTATAACATACTAACAAAAAATCCCATCGGTAATTCTATTCTTATGTGCGACGCTAATTTGTTGTACATTTTCAGGGAAATATTATCTTGTGGACTCCGGATATCCAAATCGAACGGGATACCTTGCTCCTTTCAAGGGGAGTACATACCATCTATCGGAATTCCGTCTTTGTCGTGACCGTCCACCTCAAGGGAAGTATGAGGTGTTCAACTTTCTACATTCATCCCTTCGAGATGTTGTTGAACGTACTTTTGGGGTGCTCAAGCAGAAGTGGCACATATTGAAAGGAGTCCCAAGTTTCTCACCTCTTACACAGAAGCATATCATCATTGCttgcatggcattgcataatttcATTCGTGATAGCAAGTTGCGTGACAAAATTTTTGATAAATGTGATGCCGATGATGAGTATGTACCTCCAATGCTACGGCGAGAGGTGGCACCAACACAAGCTGATCCGGTTGAAGAGGAGGAGAACGAAGATAGCATGAAAAATATTCGTAGTAGGATAGCCGATGCTTGTCTAGCGATGGCAACATAAGTTTAGCTATGTTGACAGAGGTCATCATCATGTGAACGATATGTGTTTTGTATGGTGCATGTGTTTTGTAATAATATTATGGGATCACTATCTATTTTATGCAACATCAAAGTATAGTCGTTTGCGTATATGTTAGCAATGAATGGCCTGAATTGTAATTTTTCTCCTTTGAAAAATGATAGTTCAGTTACCTACAAATGTATATATATCACTGCTTTACAGTCAATCAGCATATAAACAAACTCACTCGGGTCTCAGGGGCATTACAGACAATTCACAGCCACATCTACAATTTCACAGTCGTTTTAACCAAACAGCCTCCAGCTATTCCACAGCAGCTTTTTCAGAATATGCAGCTCAACCAAACACAACCTAATGCCTGATGAATGCAAATGATTCCACAAATCCTGTCTTTGATGTGTTTTCACAGAAAATGGGCTAAATATGAAAAAAAATCACGCGTGAACATGGAAAGGAGTGGAAATGAAGATAGAAGAAATCATTAGGAAGCGCACCAATGAAGACAACACAAAAGACGACGTTTCATATGCCCGCAAGTGCTCGTATGAGCGGTCGTATGACGTGAATTCTGTGGCGTCTCGTCCACCTGAACAACTTTTATAGAGGGGGCTACGCCAAAATGTCAACTGAACATCGTCGAGCAAAGTCAGAACAGAACCATCTTCATCCCCTCTCatcaaccctagccgccgctatTTCCATCATAACCGCATCACCACCATAGTCCAACTCCCTCTAGTTCCTACTTGTAATCATGCGTCGCACAAGGCAACCATTGTAAGACATATTTGCAATCAAACAATCTTCAAGATGTGGTCTTCAATGTTTTCTTCATGCGATCTGATctccatgtgtgagtagttcggTAAGGTATGGCTTGAGGCATAGGCCTTGCAACCCTTTGTATTTGAAGGATCAATGAAAGGGCATTGAATTAACATTCCGTATGTGTGAAATAAAATTGTTTGGTAGATGTCCCTTGTCTTGTCCGCGATCTTCATCCCTGCAGGTACCCAGGATCATGAAGATCGAGTAACGGTGAGGCTAAGTGCAGGGAAAATGTGAAATGTTATTCTGAGCACCAGTGACAGATGGGTTTAGTACGGTAACACGGATCAAATTCTTGGGGATTCATGAGGTGTAGTCATTAAACGCCCAAAGCTCTTGTCTGACTATTATTATCTTAACTATCGAGACAACCCTGCACGATTGATAGGGCCTATGGTAGGACAACTGATTCTTGATGCAGGACTCGTGTCGGTCAAGATGTTATTATCCCCACTTTGGTTCGTAACAAGCATATCTCGATGGGTGACTTCCAGCGCACAAACTAAGATCATATTTGTAAATTGATCTGGTCTTAGTATAATATTCAAAGTTTGTGAGAAAATGATTTTCCTCGGGAAAAAAATTCAATTAGCCTCTAACAATGCTATGTTTTTTTTACCGGGTGATAAATTATTTATGCACATTCCTTGGCTGATTAGTCTAAGCAAATGATTTTGATCACCTTTGCAGCTTTTGAGCTATGGTAGATGAATTGTTTATGCATATTTCTTGGCTGACTAGCCATTCTCAGAAAACGTTGTTGTAGGCTTGCATGTCAAGCAGGTGACACTCGCTCTAATTAGTCTCCCATAGGAATTCTAATATCCAAGCCGAATTCCACTGACACTTGCTTATCACCATCACATTTCCTAGAATACACAACTTTTGTGAAACAGtagaaaacagaaagaaaatTCGCCCTACGATCGCCTaggaacaatatgaagatgcataacgggTCTGGATGAATGATTGTTACCGACTGCGGGAGTGCAGCGAAAGTAGGGGAGTCGGTGTATATCATGCTTGGAGTCCCTCGAACGTCGATGACGGTCCCACGAATTGCCCTCAaacggaagaccgaaagcacaACCTCTCTATTTGGTTGCAAGCATACGGTCTTCACGATCTGACAGCGCTTCACCGTCCAGAGCTAATCATCACCGAAGAATTggagggaggagattagaaccacacggggcttctaattatgaggattagaggtggCTAGGGCTATTTCTAGTTAGCCAACTAGGACCAATAAGAACTAGAACTAGATCAACTataggaggctccaaaacttgtatcACCAATAGAGCAAAATCCCgtagtatatataggttggaggggagggaGAGGGCAGTCACCAAGGGGGGAACGTCCCCCTTGGGGcgccggccacaagaggaggaGTCCTCCCCAAGTCCAGTTCGCCCCTATACAAGGAATCAGGGGGCACCTTCCTACTTGGGCCCTTGTGGCCCAATTGCCTTCTACCTCTTGACCTTTTTAGGCCCATTGAAATTTAAATTAATTATAAAATGTTATAAATATTTTTAGACCATTATATTATAATTTAACATCTCTGTAaatattttccatatatatatatacatatatatatatatacataaacactattctgatcacaacctgaactgcctaagtaacgcgcctgaacttccctctgtacgaacccgaccttcgggctatcttcgcaaccgtgCCTTCTACCGCGAGTTTTTCTGATCATTCGTGTTGTTTGTGATGTAAGTGTAATGTGGACACGTTTTTAAGAATCTAAATGCTTGTTTTGATTCGGAATCTAGCATGTTGGCGGATTTGCTCTTGGGCGGCGATGAACATGGGTCTTTTACATGTTTTTTGCATGCACTAGATGTTCTAGAATCTCTAACAGGATGAGAATTGGGTTTAGGTACGAGTTTACTGCATGTTATGTTGTTATTTTCGAACGAATTCGATTTGGTGTTCCGCCGGCTCTGTTCTTCGTCCGCGGGAGTGGTTCCGGCCGCTGTTGTAGATTTGTAGTTTTGCTGTTCAAATTGGCGGCGGATTCACGTGCATTAGTGAGACAGAATGCTTCCCATGTTGTTAATTTGATCATGCGGGCTCATTCAAATCGAAATCTGGCGATTGGATCTTCTGCCTCCCGCCGTGGTTTTCTGTTCGAGGGAAAATCTGATGAGAATCATTTTCTTGTTTTTCTGGAGCATGATGATGTTCGAAATGGCGGTTGAATCCTTCCCACGTTGTTAATTTGATTTGGCTGGCTCATTCATTCCGAAAATGTGGATTGGACCTTCTGCCTCCCCGCGGTGGTTCATTGTTCGAGCGGACAGCTTGATGGCGGATCATTTTTTGATGTTTTATCTGGAGTATGACAACGTTCGAAATGGCTGTTGACGTGTTGGAATTTACCCAAACGATTAAATCTGGGAACCAAATATGATCGGGGTTGTTTTTTCAATCATTTTATGTTCTGTTGTACAAGCTGGCCTGCTATAACATCCGTAGTTGAACTTCTGTGCTCTTTACCCATGCTTTTAGGAGATGTGGCAATAAAATGTAGTCTGTTGCTGTTGTTGtataaaaaatcaaatatgttttatgttgttgTATAAAAAATCAAGTGTGTAAGTGTGGAGCTAGACCACAGGCACATGCATCCTCTTTTCCCTTAGTCTATGTTTTGGGATAGTTTTTTGATCATCCACTATCTTCAGTAGGAGCTGGACTTCTTTTCTATTAATGGTTGAACTTCTGGTTTTCCACATTGCATTCCACATTTGCAAGGCGAAGGTGCATGGTGCTCTATATTTGCTTCATTTGGTTTTTTTTGTAATTTTAATTCTTAAGATGTTCTTTTTAGACTTTTGTCTCATGAGCAATGATGGGATTAGCCCAAGTATGCATGTAGTTTTTCTAGATCATCTAAGGGTCGTTGTAGAAGCTGGACTTCTATGT is drawn from Aegilops tauschii subsp. strangulata cultivar AL8/78 chromosome 1, Aet v6.0, whole genome shotgun sequence and contains these coding sequences:
- the LOC120970296 gene encoding L10-interacting MYB domain-containing protein, whose amino-acid sequence is MTEKAVWDDAHLKKLIDILREEVSNGNRPLGHLSKKGWKNVLEKWEARTGKKYPKDKFKNKWDAIKNEYVWFMELKNEATGLGWNDAKGTVDCSKEWWDEHLVRCQERTKKKCNHLKFKKHGPKHLEDLHVIFQNVHVTRASASCAGDISSDESSDDNAVLLEKP